A single Antechinus flavipes isolate AdamAnt ecotype Samford, QLD, Australia chromosome 5, AdamAnt_v2, whole genome shotgun sequence DNA region contains:
- the AGR3 gene encoding anterior gradient protein 3 — protein MSQPALSLLLLVTLSASLTMAIRKDKRAPQTLSRGWGDDITWVQTYEEGLFQAKKSNKPLMVIHHLEDCQYCQALKKAFANSDEIQEMARTSFVMLNLMHETTDKNLSPDGQYVPRIMFVDPSLTVRADITGRYSNRLYTYEPQDLPVLIENMKKALRLIQKEL, from the exons ATGTCACAGCCAGCTTTGTCCCTCCTCCTGCTTGTGACCCTCTCTGCCAGCCTCACCATGGCCATCAGGAAGGACAAGAGAGCTCCTCAGACTCTCTCCAGAG GATGGGGCGATGACATCACTTGGGTACAGACTTACGAAGAGGGGCTCTTCCAAGCCAAGAAGAG taaCAAGCCCCTGATGGTCATTCATCATCTGGAGGATTGCCAGTATTGCCAAG CCTTAAAGAAAGCCTTTGCCAACAGTGATGAAATCCAGGAAATGGCTCGGACTAGCTTTGTCATGCTCAACCTTATG cATGAAACTACAGACAAGAACCTGTCACCTGATGGGCAGTACGTGCCCCGAATCATGTTTGTGG ATCCCTCTTTAACAGTCAGAGCTGACATCACCGGGAGGTACTCTAATAGACTCTACACATATGAACCCCAAGATTTGCCAGTGT TGATAGAAAACATGAAGAAAGCCTTACGACTCATCCAAAAGGAGTTATAG